In Archocentrus centrarchus isolate MPI-CPG fArcCen1 chromosome 16, fArcCen1, whole genome shotgun sequence, a single window of DNA contains:
- the utp11 gene encoding putative U3 small nucleolar RNA-associated protein 11, whose product MSSFRKALKSRQRNHHERSQPGFRKHLGLLEKKKDYKLRADDYHKKRNTLAALRKKALEKNPDEFYFKMISSPLQDGVHINKKPKEVEQVTEEQKKVMRTQDIKYVEMKRVAEVKKIERLKGELHLLDAESKPKNKHTFFVDSKKEVQSFSLADHLNTAPELVDRVYNRPTLETLETKSIQGAVDPHSVKKLAKQRKHQYKILSQRIDREKKMFVISQKIQTRKDLQDKCKKVKVKKETTSSAAIYKFEAKRKR is encoded by the exons ATGTCTTCGTTCAGAAAGGCGCTGAAATCTCGACAGAGAAACCACCATGAAAGATCGCAG ccCGGCTTCAGGAAGCATTTGGGATTgctggagaagaaaaaagactACAAACTTCGTGCAGA TGATTATCACAAGAAACGGAACACGCTCGCTGCTCTGCGGAAGAAAGCTCTGGAGAAGAATCCAGATGAGTTTTACTTCAAGATGATCAGCTCTCCTCTGCAG GATGGAgttcacataaataaaaaacccaaggaggtggagcaggtgaccGAGGAACAGAAGAAAGTGATGAGGACGCAGGATATCAAATATGTGGAGATGAAAAGGGTTGCAGAAGTTAAG AAAATTGAGAGGCTGAAAGGAGAGCTCCATCTTCTGGATGCAGAGAGCAAACCAAAAAACAAGCACACGTTTTTTGTGGATTCCAAGAAAGAAG tGCAGTCATTTAGCCTGGCAGATCACCTCAACACAGCTCCAGAGCTGGTGGACAGAGTGTACAACAGACCAACTCTGGAAACACTGGAAACTAAGAGCATACAGGGAGCTGTAGACCCCCACAGTGTGAAG AAACtggcaaaacaaaggaaacatcAATACAAGATTCTTTCCCAGAGGAttgacagagaaaagaaaatgtttgtcaTCAGCCAGAAAATCCAGACCCGCAAGGACCTGCAG GATAAGTGCAAGAAAGTGAAGGTAAAGAAGGAGACAACCAGTTCTGCAGCTATTTACAAGTTTGAGGCCAAGAGGAAACGCtga